In Bradyrhizobium sp. 170, the DNA window ACAGCGTGGCGAGGCCCTTCTTGGCGTCGCGCTTCTGCATCTCGTGCAGCAGCGTCACCAGCACGCGCGCGCCGGAGGCGCCGACCGGGTGACCGATCGCGATCGCGCCGCCATTGACGTTGACCTTGCCGGTATCCCAGCCGAGGTCCTTGTTGACTGCGCAGGCCTGCGCGGCGAACGCCTCGTTGGCCTCGATCAGGTCGAGGTCGCCGATGTTCCAGCCGGCCTTCTTCAGCGCGGCGCGGGAAGCCGGGATCGGCCCGGTGCCCATGATCTTGGGATCGACACCGGCCTGGCCCCACGACACGATGCGGCCAAGCACTTTCTTGCCTTCCTTGGCGGCCTGCTTGGCGGTCATCAGCACCACGGCGGCGGCGCCGTCATTGATGCCGGATGCGCTGCCGGCGGTGACGGTGCCGTCCTTTTCGAAGGCGGGCTTCAGCTTCGCCATCGAATCGATGGTGGCGCCATGGCGCGGATATTCGTCGTCGCTGACGATGATGTCGCCCTTGCGGGTCTTGATGGTGACGGGAACGATCTCGTCCTTGAACTTGCCGGCCTTCTGCGCCGCCTCGGCCTTGTTCTGCGAGAAAACCGCGAACTCATCCTGCTGCGCGCGGGTGATCTGGTACTGGCGCGCGACGTTCTCGGCGGTGTTGCCCATGTGGTAGCCGTTGAAGGCGTCCCACAGGCCGTCCTTGATCATGGTGTCGACCAGCTCGAGGCCGCCCATCTTGACGCCGCCGCGCAGATACTGCGCGTGCGGGGCCATGCTCATGGATTCCTGGCCGCCGGCGACGACGATTTCGGAATCGCCGTTGAGCAGCGCCTGGTAGCCGAGTGCCACCGTGCGCAGGCCGCTTCCGCAGAGCTGGTTAACGCCCCAGGCCGGGCTTTCCACCGGAATACCGGCGGCGATCGAGGCCTGGCGAGCCGGGTTCTGGCCTTGGGCAGCGGTCAGGATCTGCCCCATGATGACTTCGGAGACGCGGCCCGGCTCGATGCCGGCCCGCTCCAGCGCAGCCTTGATGGCGACGGCGCCGAGGTCATGCGCCGGGGTGGTGGCGAACGCGCCGTTGAAGCTGCCGACCGGGGTGCGGGCGGCGCTGACGATGACGACATCGTCTGACATGGACATCTCCTATTAGGGTTTCTTGGCTTGAGGTTTTCTTCGACGGCGGGCTGCCGGATGGCGTGCCTGTCTCTCACCTCATCCTGTTAACCCCGTTGACCCATGTCAATTGGCCAGGGCCCAAATTCCTTCCGCGGCGCATTCAAATTGATCCCCGTGAGGGTTTCCATAGCAGCGTCCATGCCTTGGAATTAACCGTGCCGCACAAAACGGTAGCCGAACCGCATTGAAAATGCTTACTTTGCTGCGTTGCGTTGCTCGTCTGCCCGTCGGCAATGCCGTCGGGTTCCCCGCTCTCGGTGTTGATGTGTGAGCTTATGGCAAAGTCAGACCAACCTACGACCATCAAGAAATACGCCAACCGGCGGCTCTATAATACCGGCACCAGCACCTATGTGACGCTCGAGGATCTCGCGGCGATGGTGAAGGACGGCGAGGATTTTCTCGTCTACGACGCCAAGACCGGCGACGACATTACCCGCTCGGTGCTGGCGCAGATCATCTTCGAACAGGAAAACAAGGCCGGCCAGAATTTGTTGCCGACCACCTTCCTGCGGCAGTTGATCCGGTTCTACGGCGACAGCATGCAGATGGTGGTGCCGAAATATCTGGAGCAGTCGATCGACACGCTGACGCGCGAACAGGAAAAATTCCGCAAGCAGCTCACCAACACGTTCAGCGGAACGCCGTTTGCGCCGCTCGAAGAACATGTCCGCCGCAACATGGAATTGTTTCAGCAGACGTTCTCGATGTTCAAGCCGTTCGTGCCGCCGCGCAACGGATCGACGTCGTCAGAGCCGGAGAAAGTGCCGGAGCCGGCGGCTGACGAAGACAATATCGACGACCTTCGCCGCCAAATGAAAGACATGCAGGATCGCCTCGAGCGCATGTCGAAAGAGCCGAAGAAGGAAGAGTAACAGGGTTCACTCCCCTCGTCGTCCCCGCGAACGCGGGGACGACGAAGAGATTTTTCAGTACGAGAAGACAGTCTAACCCGCCGCCGGCAGCACCGTCTCTGCCGCCGTGCTCCACGGCCGTTCCGGCGAGGCCAGCCCGATCAGGCGACCCTGGATGTAATCGCAGCCCCATTCGCGCAGCATCACGGCGGCTTCCTCGTCCTGCACCCATTCCGCCACCGTCTTGATCTGCAGGCGGTTCGCCAGATCGATCAGCGTATGCACGAAGGCGCGATCGTCCGCCGAGCGTGCGATGTTCTGCACGAAGGCGCCGTCGATCTTCACGATATCGACGCCGAGCTTGCGCAAATTTCGGAATGAAGTGTAGCCGGCGCCGAAATCGTCGATCGCGATCTGACTGCCGAAGTTCTTCAGACGGGTCACGAAGCCGCGGACATCGTCGATATCCTGGATCGCGACCGTTTCGGTGATTTCGACGATCAGCCGCTCGCCGGCGCCGGGATGCGCCTGCATCAGCGATTCGATCGAAGTCCACCAGTCCGGGTCCATCGTGGTGTCGGGCGAGATGTTGAGGCTGAGCCGCACGTTCGGCGACGCCGCGAGTTCGGCGATCGCAAGTTCGAGCACGCGGTGATCGACCAGCCGGATCAGGCCCAATCGCTCCGCGACCGGAACGATATCGGGCGCCAGCAGCGCCTGCCCGTCCTCCTGCTCCATCCGCACCAGGCACTCATAGAACGCCGGCTGTCGCGAGCGCGCTTCAACCACCGGCTCGAACGCCGCGACGATGCGGCGCTCGTTGAGCGCGGTGACTATCTCGTCGGTGACGCGGATGTTGACGCGGCGCTGGGCATCGCGTTCGACATTCGGACGCCACAGCGAGAACGATCCGGCACGGCGGCGCTTGGCGCCGTCGAGTGTTTCCTGGGCGCGGTTGATGGCCTCATCGGCATTGCGGGCGTAACGCGGGATGGTGACCGCGCCGATCGAGGCCGTCACCGAGACCGGGCCGGATTTGGTCGGGATCACCTCGTCGCGGATTCCTGCCAGGAAGCGTTCGGCCGCAGTATTGGTGTCGTCGACCGTACAGTTCCTCAAGATCAGCCCGAACTTGTTGCCGGAGAACCGGCCGAGCACGTCGCCCCCACGCAGCTTGGCGCGGATGCGTTTTCCGACCTCGGCGATCACGGCGTCCGCCACGTCGAAGCCAAAGGCGTCGTTGACGCGCGCCAGATGATCGATGCCGATCAGCATGAAGGCGCAGGACGATCGGAAACGCATGGTTTCTTCGATCGTTTCCGCCAGCGCGGCGACGAGATGCGTGCGATTGAGTTCACCGGTCAGCGGATCGTGCCTCGAAAGCCGCATGAGCTGTTCGTCGCGGGCGTGGCGCTCGTTGTTGACACGGACGATGCCTTGCGCGCGCACCGGCTTGCCGTCGGGCCCTCCAAACCAGCAACCGGTCTCCTCGATCCAGATCATGGGCGCCGAGGCCGCGGCGCGAACGCCATATTCGATCCGGTAGGCGACGCCTTCTTCGCCGGTCCGCGCGGGTGCAGATTGAGCGAGCGCCTCGTTGCGGATCGAACGGGAGGGTTCGATCAACCGGGCGAAGGCGGAGCCGCTGACCAGCGCCTCCGCCGGAATGTCGGTGAAGACCGCGCCGGCATTGTCGCTCCAGTCGATGGTGTCCGCCGTCAGGTCCCACAGGAAGGCCGCCTGACCTAGCGAGGCAAGGATGCTTGAGGCTTGCGGGACAGGGGGCATCGGGACGCCTCGATTCGGGACACCGCCGGGGTGATTCCCACCGCTAAGGATAGTGGCTCTCTTGAACACGAGGCTAGGCCAAGTTCATAAATAATCCGGAAACCATGTTTCACGGACTTCCCTGACCCGGCGGGAACGAAACGGGAGGAAGCGGCATAGGCCTTGCGAGGTCAGATCGCAGTGGGGGCGTAACGTCCCAAAACGTGACAGTTAGCCGGTTACGGTGTGCGATGCTGGATATCGATCGATCAGACGAAATCTTGGACGGCGAGTTCGTCAACCTCGACGAGCCGGCCAGCACCGAGCTGGTGCCGGTGACCCAGTCCGTGCACTGGTCGCCGAGGCCCGCGCCGAGGCCCGATCCAACCTTCGTCGCGCAGTTGATCGCGACCGCCGACCGGGCGCCGCAAACCCGGAGCCTGCGGCGGGCTTCGCTGGCGGATGCACAGACGGCCTATGGCGCCAGCCAGATCCGCCGTTGCGGCACCGGCTTCCGGACGCGGCAAACCATCTAGCTTCTTGTTTTGACGCGTTTTCTTTACGCGAACCGGGATCCACCCCGGATCAAGTCCGAGGGCATGCTTCGATCCGAAAACGCTATGAGTCAGCGCTGAGGCGTGTCCGGCTTATCCGGCTTATCCGGCGATGGCGGAAAGCCTGGGCCCGGCTGCAGTCCCGGTGACGGGACCTCCGGTGACTGGACCTCGGGCGACGGGACTTCCGGCGAATGGACTTCCGGAGACGGCGTTTTCGGCGGGACCGCCTCGGGCACGACGGCGGGCTGCACCGGTTTTGGCTCGGGCTGCACCGGTTTCAGCTCGGTCTGCGCCGGTTTCGGCTCGGCGAGATCCTTCAACACGGATTCGGCAACAGAGACTGCCGGCGGCACCGGCGCAAGAGGCGCAGGTGCGGCGGCCGGCGCGGGGTCGATATGGGGCTCGGCCGCCGGTGCCTCGACTTTTTCGGCGGCCTTTGGCGGTGGTTCGGCGGCTTTTGGCGCAGGCGCAGGCGCAGGCGCTACCGCAACGGCACGGCGCCGCGTTCGCAATGCGAGGCCGGAGAGGAAATCCACCAGCGCGAGTGCCGTCAGAAGGAAATAGGTCGAGGTGCCGAACTTCGGCCACAGCACGAATTCGGCCGCGGCCGCGCCGAACACGATCAGCGACAGCAGATGGTCGGTGAGATACTTCGCGCCGGGGCGCGCGCCTTTGATGACTTCGGCAAGCAGCAGCAGGATGCCAAGCGTGAGCAGCACGTCGCTCAGCGTCACGGCCAGTTCCGCGCCCGACACCAAGGTCAGCTTCACCAGCGGATCGGTGAAGGATACGCCGGGCATCAGGAAGACGATGATGTTGTAGATCGCGAGCGGAATCAGAAGCAGCGGAAAACCGACCATGGGTATCGCGCCTTCCTAGGAAAACCGGAATGTCCCCGGGCGAAGCATCGCTCCGCCCCGTGGAACCGTTGGCCCACTCGTTGGCCAAATTCGGGCAGACGCCGCCAGAAGCGGCGCCTTATCCCCGAATCCGATCAGGATTCCTTCTTTTTCAGCACCTGCCGGCCCTTGTACATGCCGGTCTTCAGGTCGAGGTGATGCGGACGGCGCAGTTCGCCGGAATCCTTGTCCTCGGCATAGGTCGGCTTCTTCAGCGCATCCGCCGAGCGGCGCATGCCACGCCGCGAGGGCGATGTTTTTCTTCTGGGAACGGCCATAACGGTCCTCTAGGGGTGTTGTCGGAGGCATCGTCCGAAACCGGACGGCCCAGCGCTGCGCGCGCGGGCTGCGATGCCGATAAGGCCGCGCTTATAGAGGATGGGATGGCGTAAAGCTAGGCCGGCTTGCGGTTAAAGGGACCGAAAATTGGCTCAAAAAGCACGATTTTCGCTCCAGCAGCGCTGCAGTGCCGCCGCGTTGGCCCGCGCCATATAGGTCCCGGCCAGACGGCGTACCCCGGGCCCGGGATTGCGGGCGCTGCGCCTGACGGGATTGGGCAGGATCGCCGCCAGCAAGGCCGCCTCGCGCGCCGAAAGCGTCGCGGCCGAACGGCCGAACGCATACATCGAAGCGGCCTCAGCCCCGAACTGCCCGGATGGGCCGAGTTCAGCGATGTTGAGATAGATTTCCAGAATCCGCTGCTTGGGCAGCACCAGATCGATCCACATCGCCAAGGGCAGTTCCAGCGCCTTGCGGACCACGCTGCGGCCCGGCCACAGGAACAGGTTCTTGGCCACCTGCTGGGTGATGGTCGAACCGCCGCGGGCGGGCTCACCGTCCTCGGCATCGTCGATCGCATCCTGCAACGCGCCCCAATCGACCCCGCGATGGCTGCAGAATTTGGCGTCTTCGGAGCCCACCACCGAGCGCGGCAGGTAAGGCGAAATCGCGTTGAAATCGACCCATTGCCGGGATACCGGCGCGCCCTTGAGCCAGCGCAAGGCCATCAGCGCCGACACCGGATGGCCGGTTCGGTAGAACGGCGTCACCAGATAAGGCAGCAACAGCACCGCGAGCAGGATCAGCAGCAAAATTCGGACAATGCGCAAATTGGACGCTTCCGGTTCAGCCCAGGCCGGCCCGGGGCCGACGAATTGGCCCCACCCATGTGACATCTCCATGATATTTCGTGCGTTTTCCAGCGCTTTTGTGACCGGGGTCATGGAATTGACGAAGCCGTTGCCATCAACGATTGTCCGGCCAAATTGATCTGGAGCTATTCTTAATGACCACCGCCACTGCCGATTTTACCAAACGCCTGGACCAGACCGCGGACGATACCGAAGCGCTGCTGGCAAAGCTGCTCTCCGACACGCTCGTGCCGGACGAGATCGTCCGGCCGAAACGGCTGATGGACGCGATGCGCTATTCCAGCCTCAACGGCGGCAAGCGACTGCGCCCTTTTCTGGTGGTCGAAAGTTCGGCCGTGTTCGGGGTTCCGCGGGACGCTGCCCTGCTGGTCGGCGCGGCTCTGGAATGCATCCATTGCTATTCCCTGATCCATGACGATTTGCCGGCGATGGACAACAGCGACCTGCGCCGCGGCCGGCCGACGTTGCACAAGAGGACCGATGACGCCACCGCGATCCTCGCCGGCGATGGCTTGCTGACGCTGGCGTTCGACATCGTCACCCGCGACGAGATCCACAAGGACGCCAATGTGCGCCTGTTGCTGACGCGGGCGCTGGCGCGCGCCTCCGGCATCGGCGGCATGGTCGGCGGCCAGATCCTCGACCTCGCCGGCGAAGGCCGCTTCGGCGACCGGGAACCGGTCGACGTGGCGCGGCTGCAGCAGATGAAGACCGGCGCGCTGTTGCGCTATGGCTGCATCGCAGGCGCGATCCTCGGCCAGTCCACTCCG includes these proteins:
- a CDS encoding acetyl-CoA C-acetyltransferase yields the protein MSDDVVIVSAARTPVGSFNGAFATTPAHDLGAVAIKAALERAGIEPGRVSEVIMGQILTAAQGQNPARQASIAAGIPVESPAWGVNQLCGSGLRTVALGYQALLNGDSEIVVAGGQESMSMAPHAQYLRGGVKMGGLELVDTMIKDGLWDAFNGYHMGNTAENVARQYQITRAQQDEFAVFSQNKAEAAQKAGKFKDEIVPVTIKTRKGDIIVSDDEYPRHGATIDSMAKLKPAFEKDGTVTAGSASGINDGAAAVVLMTAKQAAKEGKKVLGRIVSWGQAGVDPKIMGTGPIPASRAALKKAGWNIGDLDLIEANEAFAAQACAVNKDLGWDTGKVNVNGGAIAIGHPVGASGARVLVTLLHEMQKRDAKKGLATLCIGGGMGIAMCIARD
- the phaR gene encoding polyhydroxyalkanoate synthesis repressor PhaR, producing the protein MAKSDQPTTIKKYANRRLYNTGTSTYVTLEDLAAMVKDGEDFLVYDAKTGDDITRSVLAQIIFEQENKAGQNLLPTTFLRQLIRFYGDSMQMVVPKYLEQSIDTLTREQEKFRKQLTNTFSGTPFAPLEEHVRRNMELFQQTFSMFKPFVPPRNGSTSSEPEKVPEPAADEDNIDDLRRQMKDMQDRLERMSKEPKKEE
- a CDS encoding bifunctional diguanylate cyclase/phosphodiesterase, with the translated sequence MPPVPQASSILASLGQAAFLWDLTADTIDWSDNAGAVFTDIPAEALVSGSAFARLIEPSRSIRNEALAQSAPARTGEEGVAYRIEYGVRAAASAPMIWIEETGCWFGGPDGKPVRAQGIVRVNNERHARDEQLMRLSRHDPLTGELNRTHLVAALAETIEETMRFRSSCAFMLIGIDHLARVNDAFGFDVADAVIAEVGKRIRAKLRGGDVLGRFSGNKFGLILRNCTVDDTNTAAERFLAGIRDEVIPTKSGPVSVTASIGAVTIPRYARNADEAINRAQETLDGAKRRRAGSFSLWRPNVERDAQRRVNIRVTDEIVTALNERRIVAAFEPVVEARSRQPAFYECLVRMEQEDGQALLAPDIVPVAERLGLIRLVDHRVLELAIAELAASPNVRLSLNISPDTTMDPDWWTSIESLMQAHPGAGERLIVEITETVAIQDIDDVRGFVTRLKNFGSQIAIDDFGAGYTSFRNLRKLGVDIVKIDGAFVQNIARSADDRAFVHTLIDLANRLQIKTVAEWVQDEEAAVMLREWGCDYIQGRLIGLASPERPWSTAAETVLPAAG
- the rpmF gene encoding 50S ribosomal protein L32; the encoded protein is MAVPRRKTSPSRRGMRRSADALKKPTYAEDKDSGELRRPHHLDLKTGMYKGRQVLKKKES
- the mtgA gene encoding monofunctional biosynthetic peptidoglycan transglycosylase; this encodes MRIVRILLLILLAVLLLPYLVTPFYRTGHPVSALMALRWLKGAPVSRQWVDFNAISPYLPRSVVGSEDAKFCSHRGVDWGALQDAIDDAEDGEPARGGSTITQQVAKNLFLWPGRSVVRKALELPLAMWIDLVLPKQRILEIYLNIAELGPSGQFGAEAASMYAFGRSAATLSAREAALLAAILPNPVRRSARNPGPGVRRLAGTYMARANAAALQRCWSENRAF
- a CDS encoding polyprenyl synthetase family protein, which gives rise to MTTATADFTKRLDQTADDTEALLAKLLSDTLVPDEIVRPKRLMDAMRYSSLNGGKRLRPFLVVESSAVFGVPRDAALLVGAALECIHCYSLIHDDLPAMDNSDLRRGRPTLHKRTDDATAILAGDGLLTLAFDIVTRDEIHKDANVRLLLTRALARASGIGGMVGGQILDLAGEGRFGDREPVDVARLQQMKTGALLRYGCIAGAILGQSTPSEYQALDDYGRALGEAFQIADDLLDVEGDAAALGKQTGQDAALGKTTFVTQLGIDGAKQRVRDLLARADSALSIFGAKGDTLRAAARFVAERKN